The following are from one region of the Nymphaea colorata isolate Beijing-Zhang1983 chromosome 7, ASM883128v2, whole genome shotgun sequence genome:
- the LOC126410265 gene encoding glycerophosphodiester phosphodiesterase GDPD5-like translates to MSKDWLSQPIFIQSFAPTSLIYVSNLTDSPKIFLIDDVNVPNSGFMSKSCSEITSDAYFDYIKQYVVGIRPWKDTVVPPIENHLTTATDLVAKQHAHDLLVHPYTYRNEFMFLLLNFHHDPYGEYDFWINMIGTDGLFSDFTGSLHNFEDRTSHSSKNKKSEV, encoded by the exons ATGTCAAAGGACTGGCTGTCGCAACCAATATTTATTCAATCCTTTGCTCCAACTTCACTCATATATGTTTCAAATCTCACAGACTCtcctaaaattttcttaatcGATGATGTGAATGTGCCAAACTCGGGCTTTATGTCAAAG TCGTGCTCAGAGATCACTTCAGATGCTTATTTCGATTACATCAAACAATATGTGGTTGGCATCAGACCATGGAAGGATACAGTTGTCCCACCTATAGAGAATCATCTGACGACAGCTACCGATCTTGTTGCTAAGCAACATGCTCACGATTTGCTG GTGCATCCATACACCTACAGAAATGAGTTCATGTTCCTTCTCTTGAACTTCCATCATGACCCCTATGGAGAGTATGATTTTTGGATTAACATGATTGGAACTGATGGATTATTCTCAGATTTCACTGGAAGCTTACATAATTTTGAGGACCGGACATCTCATTCATCCAAAAACAAGAAATCTGAAGTGTAG
- the LOC116257064 gene encoding 60S ribosomal protein L32-1, with translation MAVPLLSKKIIKKRVKKFKRPQSDRKISVKPNWRRPKGIDSRVRRKFKGCTLMPNIGYGSNKKTRHYLPNGFKKFVVHNPSDLDLLMMHNRTFCAEIAHNVSTLKRKAIVERAAQLDVVVTNKLARLRSQEDE, from the exons ATGGCGGTGCCTCTGTTGAGCAAGAAGATCATAAAGAAAAGGGTCAAGAAGTTCAAGAGGCCGCAGAGCGACCGCAAAATCTCCGTCAAG CCAAATTGGCGAAGGCCCAAGGGTATTGATTCGCGTGTGAGAAGAAAATTCAAAGGATGCACTCTCATGCCAAACATTGGTTATGGATCTAACAAGAAGACAAGGCATTATCTTCCTAACGGCTTTAAGAAATTTGTCGTGCACAATCCCAGCGACCTGGATCTACTGATGATGCATAACAG GACTTTCTGTGCGGAGATTGCCCACAATGTTTCTACATTGAAGCGGAAAGCCATTGTGGAGAGAGCTGCTCAACTTGATGTCGTTGTGACCAACAAACTTGCTAGGTTACGTAGCCAGGAAGACGAGTGA